The DNA window TTCATTGTTTCTGTCCAATTTAATACATCAAAGGCATAGTAAGAGAAATTTGATTTTCCAGCTTCGTAGCCTAGTAGCGGTTGATCGATGGCTCGATAATCGGCGTCACTAACAACAATCGTATTGATGTTTAATGTGTGAATTGGAAACACAACATGCGGATACGTTGAACGAAGCGATAAAGGTACATCACTTTCGAGCAATACGGTATCGACGCTAGCACTTTGCAACTCTTTTAAAGAATCTAATGAAAATGGTACAAATAGCCCTTCTCCTTGCTGCAATTGCGCTGGTTCAAAATCAAGCGCTGTTGCTAAGCGATTAAATTCGGACAGCGCTAAAATATCGACGTCGTTTCCAGTAGCCGCTGAGGTTTGACGTTTGACCGTCAATTCGACCATATCGTAGGATAATTGCTCATCTCTTAATTGGCTCGCTAGTCTGTCGATATGCTCTTCTTCCAACTCATTGTCGTCAAACGAAATATAAACAAGGCCTAATGGATTTGATTCACGGAAATCTCCTGTATAAGACATAAAAGACGCCAAAGTTCCGACTGTCAAAAAAGCTACCGTCGAAACGATAGTGACAATAAAAAACATTTGAGCACTGTCTTTTAATTTAACTGAAGCCTCGGCCAACGACACTAAGCGCGTTTTTTTCCAATATACAATCTTTTTTCGTTTGTATAGTTGCAGGGAAAAATGAAGTGTATGCGTGAAAAAGAGATACGTACCGAAAGTCGCAAGTGGCGGAACGATAAAAACCATTTGGTACACTGTTTGATCTGATACATTTGCCGCAAATGTATAGGCAGAAGCTAAAAAGACAATACCCATAATCGCTAGCACAGTAGAAGATTTCGACTCTTCCTCGACCTTCCAAAAGCCTTGCAACAAATCGACGATTCGCTTCGTCCGAATAAACCCGACGCTGACAAAGGATATAATGACAAACAGACTAGCGAATGCCGCAATCGTCAGCAAAAAGGGCTCCCATGAAACATAGAGGGGCAACGCATCTAATTCCATAATCTCTCGGCCGATCATAAAAAAGAATTTAGAAAACGCAAAACCGAAAACGATTCCAGTTACAGTTGAAATTGTTCCAATAATGAGCATTTCGAAAAAAATTAACTTGTTCAGTTGCTTTTTTGACATTCCCAAATGCATCAACACGCCGAATTCCTTTGAACGTGCCTGTAAAAAAGCGCTCATCGAATAAAACAAGAAAAATAACGTAAAAATATACAACACTATTTCTGCAATCATCATGCCTCGTATAGCAAGCAGTTGCAATCCATCCTTGTCAAATATCGGATGAAAAATAAACATCGAGCAGACAAAAAATACCATGACAGAAAAGACGCTAGCTAAAAAGAACGCTGCGTAATTTCTTCGGTTACGGACAACGTTATGGTAAGCGAGTTGCCGAAAGGTCATTAACGGATCCTCCCAACAACGACAAAACATTTAAAATTCGCTGGTAAAATGTCTGGCGTCGTTCATCTCCATAAATTTCATTGAAGAACTCACCATCTTTGATAAACAGCACACGATCACAATAACTTGCTGCAATCGGATCATGCGTTACCATAATGATTGTCGTGTTATTGTCTTTAGCAATATTCGATAAAATTTCAAGTACGTCACGTGAAGATCTAGAATCTAAATTTCCTGTCGGTTCATCTGCCAAAATAAGTGCTGGCTGATGGATAAGCGCACGTCCAATAGCTGTTCTTTGCGCTTCTCCACCTGAAATTTCGTTTGGTTTTTTATGAAGGATTGATGTCAATCCGAGACGTTTCGCAATTCGCAACACGCGACGTGCCATTTCATCAATTGGCACATAATCAAGCGTTAACGGCAAAACTAAATTTTCTTCAACCGTCAGCATCTGCAGTAGGTTAAAGTCTTGAAAAACAAAACCTAGTTGTCTTCTACGAAATAACGCCAATTCATTTTTATTCAACAAATGTGGATTGGTTCCGTCGATTAAAATCTCTCCAGAAGTTAACGAGTCAATTGTTGAAATCAAGTTTAGCAGCGTTGTTTTACCACTCCCTGAAGGTCCCATTACTGCCAGAAATTCACCTTTTTCCACTGTGAAGCTCAACTGGTTCACTGCCCGGTGCGTCACTTTCCCCTCGTAGACCTTGGTCACTTCGTCGATTTTCACTACTGTCATCATTTTCCTCCTGTGTTGCAAAATCTTGGTTGAAGAATCGTACAGATACAGTTGTCCCTTCTCCTTGAATAGAAGAAATCAACAATTCATGACCCAGCTTCCCGCAAATTTCTTTTGCCAAGTACAAGCCCATTCCTGTGGATTCTCCAGTTTTCCGTCCATTTTCTCCAGTGAAGAACGCTTTAGTTATACGTGGTAAATCAGAAGAAGAAATACCGATTCCTTCGTCGCGAACTGTCAAGAGCGTATTGCCGTTCGAACATTCGGCAGCAATCAGCACTTTTTTATTCGGTTCAAATGTGTACTTAACCGCATTTGTTAAAAATTGACCCATGATAAATTTCATCCATTTTTGATCCGTTGCTACAACGTGCTCTTCTGCTATTGAAATTTCAGGGTATACACGTTTTGAAATAAATAATCGTTTATTTTCTGTAACTACTTCACTAACTAAAGACCGTAAATTAATTTTTTCAATTTGCATATCTTGCTCAAATGTATCTAAACGTGCATTCATCAAAACTGTGTCCAGCCCTGCTTTTAAACGGTCCATTTCTTCATGAACACTTTTCTTATCAAGCTCCTGCTCTTCTTGAAGTAAGAGGTGCATAACCGATAAAGGAGTTTTCATTTGATGTACCCACTGGTTCATAAACTGCAAATGGCGGTTTTGAGAAGCATATAAAGATTGCACTTCATGCTGGTACAGTCGATATAATTTTTGCAGGTAGATTTCATTTTGTACTTGCTCAGGTGACTTCCCTTCACGTTGAAGCATATGTTCCATATTCTGTGGAGTGGCCAAAATACGTTGATAATATTGGTAACGTTTAACAAAGCGTGTCAAAAGAAACGAAATGACCAAAACTGTGCTAATGACGAATGAATAAATAGCTGTATCCACATTACGAAAACCATCTAGCCAGTACAGCAGCATAATAAAAGCTACCAGCACCATTTGAAAGACGATGAATGCTGCGTGTTCTTTCAAAAATAATCGCCACATCATGCTTCCTCCTCGTGAAGCAATAGACGGTATCCCGCCCCTCTAACCGTTTCAATCGTAGACTTCACAGTGTAATCAGCTAGTTTTTTACGAACTCTCGTCATATTCACATTTAGCGTGTTCTCATCCACAAATGCCTGATCGTCCCATAATTCCTCAAGCAATTGCTCACGTGATACTACTTTCGGATAATTAGATAACAAGAGTTCCATAATTGTGCACTCTTTTTTTTGCAGCGGAATAACTTCAGCCTTTACATGCAGCTCCATTCGTTCCATATACAGTATGATGCGCCCCACTTTGACAGAGCGTTCTTCTTGTTTTGGTGCGTATTCCCCATAAGCTCTACGCAAATGGCTCCTTATTTTTGCAAGGACGATTTCATAATGGAAAGGTTTCGTAATGAAATCATCTCCACCATTTTCCAAAGCGAAAACTTGATCCATTTCACCTGAGCGAGCTGAAATGAAGAGGATTGGACACGTGCTTTGCTGCCTGAGCTGACGGCACCAATAATAGCCATCGTAAGAAGGCAGGTTAATATCCAGTAAAATCAAATGGGGATCAAAAGCTTCGAATTCTTCGATGATTTGATCAAAATCTTTTGCGGTCTCTACTTGGTAATGGTACTTCCTTAAAGTCTCTGCCAATAACTCCGCAATTTTCAAATCATCTTCTACTATGAAAACCCGTTGAACAGCCACATTGATTCCCCCTTTCCTTTTTCTTTCCATTTTAACAAAAGAGCCTGCATAAAAGCAGGCTCTCAGCAATTCTTAATAAATTAATTTTAAAAATTCATCTGTCGTGATGCCGCCCAGAAGTTTGGGGATGTCGATCCCTGAAATCGCTTCATCTAATGAGGCACGCTCGTATTTAGATCCAGCAATCGCCTGTTCGATTTCCGATACATCACCAACACCGAAAAAGTCTCCGTAAATATTGACATCTTGAACTATGCCCTTGTCTACTTGCAATCGGACATCAATACCGCCAACTGGAAAACGATGAGAGTGCTTAATGTTGAACTTAGGTGACTTGCCGTAATTCCAATCCCAATTGCCGTAGCGCTCTTTCGACAATTCATGAATATTCTTCCAATCTTCGTCCGTTAATTCATAATAACGTACATTTTCTTCACCTTCAAAAATTGAATGTAAAATCGCATTACGGAATTCTGTCACTGTCATCGGCTCTTTCAAAAACTCAGAAATGTTCGCGACGCGACTCCGAATCGACTTGATGCCTTTTGACTCGATTTTTTCTTTGCTAACTTTCAGCGCAGATACGACTTCATCAATCTGTGTATCAAACATCAATGTACCATGGCTGAACATACGTCCTCTAGTTGAAAATTGTGCATTACCCGATACTTTCCGACCTTCTGCCATTAAATCATTGCGTCCAGAAAGCTCTGCGTTAACGCCAAGACTTTGCAATGCTTTTACAACAGGTTCAGTAAATTTACGAAAATTACGGAAGCTGTTGCCGTCATCAACTGTAATAAAGCTGTAATTCAAATTTCCTAAGTCGTGATAAACTGCGCCACCACCTGATAAGCGGCGAACGACATGAATGCCATTAGAATCTACGTAATCCGTATTAATCTCTTCAGCTGTGTTTTGATTCTTGCCAATAATGATAGATGGTTCATTAATATAAAATAGAAGAAATGGATCTTTCTCAACATCCATTGTTTTTAATAGATATTCTTCGATTGCCAAGTTAATTCGCGGGTCTGTAATGCCTTTATTATCTACAAAATACATATTCTCTCTCCTTTTGGCTACGTCGCTCTTTCTAGTTTAACGGATTATTTAAATAAATTCACTATTTTGGGTTGACGAATCCAAACTGTTATAATACACTAACTTAAACACCAACAGTACTATAACAAAAAGGAGCTGGAAGTTATGATTGAAAACGTAGTCGAATTTTTCAAGAACTTGCCCCCGAAACAGTGCGCGTCTTGTGGAGAAAAAATGGAAGAGCAGCATGAATGTTATGGTACTAAATGTGACTCGTGCAACGATTTATAAGATCAACTAAAGCATACTTAGAAGAAATGAAGCAACGCTCTTTAGCGGTGCTTCGTTTTTTGTATTAATCAATATAACGGATCCGATAATTCAATGCTGTACTACAACACGCGGTATTTTTACGGGCGCAATCGCTGCCGAGCAATTCTAAAACCTAAGCTACCTTATCTATCACAACACAAATTCCCCCTCTTCCTATCACTATGCAGCGAAAGCACGTCAAAGGAGTCGATCGAGTGATAAGACTGGCATTTTCTCAACATATCGCGAGACCCTACTCCGAAGCAATTTCCAAAACGTTAAAATCGATTTCTTTAGCTCTCTCTTATTGACCATACACAACAAAAAAGACACCGCCTGAGCAGTATCTTCGTCATTTTATATCAATGGCCTGAATGATCTTCCATCTTATCCATGCCTTGTGTATCATCACTATCATCCGAAACAATAGATGCTGGATCTGGATTACCCACCGTAATTTCTTGTTTTGGCATGACATGCAGCGAACGCGCAGTCGTATGTGCCTGCATAAAATACAGTCCCTCTTCTTCAAAGCTTGTTTGTGCTTCGTAAATGCCCTCTTCCGTATGTTCAGCTGGAATCATTTCGCTATTGCTGCGATCTCCAGACTGCCATACTTCATAGACAACTTCATCAGCATCTTCCACAGCTTTATCGCCCTGTGTCACAGTAACAGACAAAAGAACTTCTTTAGCCGGGTCAGCTTGTGTATCGGTATTAAATGCAACTTTCACTTCTTCAATTTGAGGTGCGGCACCAGGAGAATCAGCTTCTCCTGTTCCGCATGCAGCAAGTAAAAGAAAAGGGATACCTAGCCAAAATAATTTTTTCATTTCGTATTTCCCTCCGTAGTAGGTGTTTCAGCAGAAAACAGTTTTAGTAGTTGAGTGGCAGCTGCTTTTCCTTGGTCAACGCAAGCTGGCAAGCCGAACCCTTCAAAAGATCCCCCCGCAACCTGCACTTGTGGAAAAGCATATTGCAACTCTTTCTTTGCTAAAGCTACGCGTTCATCATGACCAACCAAATATTGTGGCATCGCTTCTTTCCAACGGGAAACCACTGTAAATTCAGGGATTAGTTGAATATCCAATAATTTTTGCAGATCTTCTAAAACAGCTTTAACAATTTCACCATCTGATAGTTCTACAACAGCCTCATCCCCGACACGGCCAATAAATGACCGATAAACAGCTTTTCCAGACGGTGTTAGGCTCGG is part of the Planococcus kocurii genome and encodes:
- a CDS encoding ABC transporter permease: MTFRQLAYHNVVRNRRNYAAFFLASVFSVMVFFVCSMFIFHPIFDKDGLQLLAIRGMMIAEIVLYIFTLFFLFYSMSAFLQARSKEFGVLMHLGMSKKQLNKLIFFEMLIIGTISTVTGIVFGFAFSKFFFMIGREIMELDALPLYVSWEPFLLTIAAFASLFVIISFVSVGFIRTKRIVDLLQGFWKVEEESKSSTVLAIMGIVFLASAYTFAANVSDQTVYQMVFIVPPLATFGTYLFFTHTLHFSLQLYKRKKIVYWKKTRLVSLAEASVKLKDSAQMFFIVTIVSTVAFLTVGTLASFMSYTGDFRESNPLGLVYISFDDNELEEEHIDRLASQLRDEQLSYDMVELTVKRQTSAATGNDVDILALSEFNRLATALDFEPAQLQQGEGLFVPFSLDSLKELQSASVDTVLLESDVPLSLRSTYPHVVFPIHTLNINTIVVSDADYRAIDQPLLGYEAGKSNFSYYAFDVLNWTETMNIGNRLTAIVDEAVETANFSDVNFFFENPGADYRWFKSSFALLLFIGVMVAAVFLLAAGSFIYFKLYTGLERDRKQYKLLTRLGMTDKELGKIVNRQLIPQFFLPWLLALLHSAFAFISLQVVWDEFAELSILGEMSIVLGGFTVAQILYFFLIRWRYVAHLQAP
- a CDS encoding ABC transporter ATP-binding protein, with product MTVVKIDEVTKVYEGKVTHRAVNQLSFTVEKGEFLAVMGPSGSGKTTLLNLISTIDSLTSGEILIDGTNPHLLNKNELALFRRRQLGFVFQDFNLLQMLTVEENLVLPLTLDYVPIDEMARRVLRIAKRLGLTSILHKKPNEISGGEAQRTAIGRALIHQPALILADEPTGNLDSRSSRDVLEILSNIAKDNNTTIIMVTHDPIAASYCDRVLFIKDGEFFNEIYGDERRQTFYQRILNVLSLLGGSVNDLSATRLP
- a CDS encoding sensor histidine kinase, whose protein sequence is MWRLFLKEHAAFIVFQMVLVAFIMLLYWLDGFRNVDTAIYSFVISTVLVISFLLTRFVKRYQYYQRILATPQNMEHMLQREGKSPEQVQNEIYLQKLYRLYQHEVQSLYASQNRHLQFMNQWVHQMKTPLSVMHLLLQEEQELDKKSVHEEMDRLKAGLDTVLMNARLDTFEQDMQIEKINLRSLVSEVVTENKRLFISKRVYPEISIAEEHVVATDQKWMKFIMGQFLTNAVKYTFEPNKKVLIAAECSNGNTLLTVRDEGIGISSSDLPRITKAFFTGENGRKTGESTGMGLYLAKEICGKLGHELLISSIQGEGTTVSVRFFNQDFATQEENDDSSENRRSDQGLRGESDAPGSEPVELHSGKR
- a CDS encoding response regulator transcription factor; the protein is MERKRKGGINVAVQRVFIVEDDLKIAELLAETLRKYHYQVETAKDFDQIIEEFEAFDPHLILLDINLPSYDGYYWCRQLRQQSTCPILFISARSGEMDQVFALENGGDDFITKPFHYEIVLAKIRSHLRRAYGEYAPKQEERSVKVGRIILYMERMELHVKAEVIPLQKKECTIMELLLSNYPKVVSREQLLEELWDDQAFVDENTLNVNMTRVRKKLADYTVKSTIETVRGAGYRLLLHEEEA
- a CDS encoding lipoate--protein ligase, giving the protein MYFVDNKGITDPRINLAIEEYLLKTMDVEKDPFLLFYINEPSIIIGKNQNTAEEINTDYVDSNGIHVVRRLSGGGAVYHDLGNLNYSFITVDDGNSFRNFRKFTEPVVKALQSLGVNAELSGRNDLMAEGRKVSGNAQFSTRGRMFSHGTLMFDTQIDEVVSALKVSKEKIESKGIKSIRSRVANISEFLKEPMTVTEFRNAILHSIFEGEENVRYYELTDEDWKNIHELSKERYGNWDWNYGKSPKFNIKHSHRFPVGGIDVRLQVDKGIVQDVNIYGDFFGVGDVSEIEQAIAGSKYERASLDEAISGIDIPKLLGGITTDEFLKLIY
- the yhfH gene encoding protein YhfH, encoding MIENVVEFFKNLPPKQCASCGEKMEEQHECYGTKCDSCNDL
- a CDS encoding FixH family protein, coding for MKKLFWLGIPFLLLAACGTGEADSPGAAPQIEEVKVAFNTDTQADPAKEVLLSVTVTQGDKAVEDADEVVYEVWQSGDRSNSEMIPAEHTEEGIYEAQTSFEEEGLYFMQAHTTARSLHVMPKQEITVGNPDPASIVSDDSDDTQGMDKMEDHSGH